The following coding sequences are from one Pseudomonas mendocina window:
- a CDS encoding bifunctional DedA family/phosphatase PAP2 family protein → MMQWFDSMTTWLQGSPHWLALAIFLVACLECLAVAGIIIPGTVLLFSLAVLAGSGALELWQTLLLAYTGGLLGDAISYCIGRRFHQGIRGLPVLRDHPEWLSGAENYFQRYGVISLLVGRYIGPLRPMLPLVAGMLDMPAVRFALVSILAAAGWAVAYMLPGWATGAALRLPLPEGFWSAAGIVCATLAVMLLLIIQASLRERRWSASLAALLGAIALTAMLIGFPHLDSLDQGLMKLVQDERSAAFDPIVVFITRFGDFHIQFAVGVLLVLLLLAVRRWQAGLFVGGCLLLASTATTVLKNLLARSRPDVLLQPLESYSLPSGHSSAAFAFFLALGILAGRGSAARTRLTWLLVACLPALAIALSRVYLGVHWPSDIIAGALVAATSCALSLALIQRAAPMQALPAKVWWLVIPACTALLGAMVTWQLSATLLRYSY, encoded by the coding sequence ATGATGCAATGGTTCGACAGCATGACCACCTGGCTGCAGGGCAGCCCGCACTGGCTGGCCCTGGCCATATTCCTCGTCGCCTGCCTGGAATGCCTCGCTGTGGCCGGCATCATCATCCCCGGCACCGTGTTGCTGTTCAGTCTCGCCGTACTGGCTGGCAGCGGCGCGTTGGAACTGTGGCAAACCCTGCTGCTCGCCTATACCGGCGGCCTGCTCGGCGATGCGATTTCCTACTGCATCGGCCGGCGCTTCCACCAGGGTATCCGCGGCCTGCCTGTGCTGCGTGACCATCCCGAGTGGCTGAGCGGCGCGGAGAACTATTTCCAACGCTACGGCGTGATAAGCCTGCTGGTCGGTCGTTATATCGGCCCATTGCGGCCGATGTTGCCACTGGTGGCGGGCATGCTGGACATGCCAGCCGTGCGCTTCGCCTTGGTAAGCATACTCGCCGCTGCCGGATGGGCGGTGGCCTATATGCTTCCGGGCTGGGCTACTGGTGCCGCGCTGCGCCTGCCATTGCCGGAAGGTTTCTGGAGCGCCGCCGGAATCGTCTGCGCCACCCTGGCAGTGATGCTGCTGCTGATCATCCAGGCCAGCCTGCGTGAACGCCGCTGGAGCGCCAGCCTCGCCGCCTTGCTCGGTGCCATAGCCCTGACAGCGATGCTGATCGGTTTCCCCCATCTGGACAGCCTCGACCAGGGCTTGATGAAGTTGGTACAGGACGAGCGCAGTGCCGCTTTCGACCCCATCGTGGTGTTCATCACCCGCTTCGGTGATTTCCATATCCAGTTCGCGGTCGGGGTACTGCTGGTGCTGCTTCTGCTTGCCGTACGCCGTTGGCAGGCCGGACTGTTCGTCGGCGGCTGCCTATTGCTCGCCTCGACCGCCACCACCGTGCTTAAGAACCTGCTGGCCCGTTCTCGCCCCGACGTGCTGCTGCAACCACTGGAAAGCTACAGCTTGCCCAGCGGGCACAGCTCGGCGGCGTTTGCCTTCTTTCTCGCGCTGGGCATTCTGGCGGGTCGCGGCAGCGCTGCACGCACGCGGCTGACCTGGCTGTTGGTGGCCTGCCTGCCGGCCTTGGCCATCGCCCTGTCGCGGGTATATCTGGGCGTGCATTGGCCCAGCGACATCATCGCTGGCGCGCTGGTAGCGGCCACCAGCTGCGCGCTCAGCCTGGCGCTGATCCAGCGTGCGGCACCGATGCAGGCGTTGCCGGCGAAGGTATGGTGGCTGGTGATACCGGCGTGCACCGCGCTGCTCGGAGCCATGGTCACCTGGCAGTTGTCCGCTACCTTGCTGCGTTACAGCTATTGA
- a CDS encoding DNA-3-methyladenine glycosylase, whose amino-acid sequence MPAEPTLSLPWPAARPLPDAFFDRDAQLVARELLGKVIRHRVGALWLSARIIETEAYYLVDKGSHASLGYTEKRKALFEGGGHIYMYYARGGDSLNFSAHGPGNAVLIKSGHPWIDAISGPESLAVMQRNNPDSLGQPRPAERLCAGQTLLCKALGLKVPDWDARRFDPTRLFVDDVGERPGHIVQCARLGIPQGRDEHLPYRFVDAAYARHCTRNPLRRGQVEGHDYQLHALEPTQP is encoded by the coding sequence ATGCCTGCCGAACCCACCCTTAGTTTGCCCTGGCCCGCTGCCCGACCATTGCCCGACGCCTTCTTCGACCGCGATGCACAGTTGGTAGCGCGCGAGCTGCTCGGCAAGGTGATCCGCCACCGCGTCGGTGCGCTCTGGCTCAGCGCCCGGATCATCGAGACCGAGGCCTATTACCTGGTCGACAAGGGCAGCCATGCCTCGCTCGGCTACACGGAGAAGCGCAAGGCACTGTTCGAAGGTGGCGGGCACATCTATATGTACTACGCCCGTGGCGGCGACTCGCTGAATTTCAGCGCCCATGGCCCTGGCAATGCGGTACTGATCAAGTCAGGGCATCCCTGGATCGATGCCATCAGCGGCCCCGAGTCTCTCGCCGTCATGCAACGCAACAATCCCGACAGCCTTGGCCAGCCACGCCCAGCCGAACGGCTGTGCGCCGGGCAGACCTTGCTGTGCAAGGCACTGGGCCTGAAAGTGCCGGACTGGGACGCACGCCGCTTTGACCCGACCCGGCTGTTCGTCGATGACGTCGGCGAGCGCCCGGGGCACATCGTGCAATGCGCGCGCCTGGGGATTCCGCAGGGCCGCGACGAACACCTGCCCTATCGTTTCGTCGATGCGGCCTACGCACGCCACTGCACACGCAACCCTTTGCGTCGAGGCCAGGTCGAAGGACACGACTATCAACTGCATGCGCTGGAGCCCACCCAACCATGA
- a CDS encoding class I SAM-dependent methyltransferase gives MPERARASSAHISPSAHYTGYVWYRHRLADPAFVTGFGRFVHTLLWPVTWGARAGFGLDIEALLLQRHLQIDAQLRAAIEQGGVRQVVEIACGLSPRGRRFCTRYPHLQYLEADLPAMAARKRLLLHGEGWLDGRHQVRAVDILAERGNQRLAALFAELDHDQPVVVITEGLVNYFPLALIEGFWSRLAAELRGFSQGIYLTELYPDLHEHPRYRQLRWGVELIGRLTRGSYPLHYRDHAEIVAGFQRCGFDQVQVLDPSADAVSLGLPAAHLPGLVRVIQAQV, from the coding sequence ATGCCTGAACGCGCCCGAGCCAGTAGTGCCCATATCAGTCCCTCGGCGCATTACACCGGTTATGTCTGGTATCGCCATCGCCTGGCCGACCCGGCATTCGTTACCGGCTTCGGGCGCTTCGTGCACACGCTGTTGTGGCCTGTTACCTGGGGCGCGCGGGCAGGTTTCGGCCTGGACATCGAGGCGCTTCTGCTGCAGCGCCATCTGCAGATCGACGCGCAACTCCGTGCCGCCATCGAGCAGGGCGGTGTTCGCCAGGTGGTGGAGATCGCCTGTGGCCTGTCGCCACGTGGTCGTCGTTTCTGTACGCGTTATCCACATCTGCAGTACCTCGAGGCCGACCTACCGGCCATGGCAGCGCGCAAGCGCCTGCTGCTGCATGGCGAGGGCTGGCTGGATGGCCGTCATCAGGTGCGTGCGGTGGATATTCTCGCCGAGCGCGGTAATCAGCGTCTGGCTGCACTGTTCGCCGAGCTCGATCACGATCAGCCGGTGGTGGTGATCACCGAGGGGCTGGTCAACTATTTCCCGCTGGCGTTGATCGAGGGCTTCTGGAGCCGCCTTGCTGCTGAGTTGCGCGGTTTCTCCCAGGGTATTTACCTGACCGAACTCTATCCCGATCTGCACGAGCACCCGCGCTATCGCCAGTTGCGCTGGGGTGTCGAACTGATCGGTCGGCTGACCCGTGGCAGCTATCCGCTGCATTACCGCGATCATGCGGAAATCGTGGCGGGCTTCCAGCGCTGCGGATTCGATCAGGTGCAGGTGCTCGATCCCAGCGCCGATGCGGTGAGCCTCGGCCTGCCAGCGGCGCACCTACCCGGTCTGGTGCGGGTGATTCAGGCGCAGGTCTAG
- a CDS encoding alpha/beta fold hydrolase, with protein sequence MHYRTDYSPALLAAAPSVMDIAGWRLHYQAYSTRQRDTRQPVLLLGGAFQSFRSFAAEVDELLTTHPVILLDLPSQGGNLQLAPELALEHLADLIAGFAEQLQLPPLMPIGLSYGSALAALFAARHPQRCARLLLAGITAFGRPGARLMLEEGLALLDEGRTVEFAQGALTGLLNPLHLNDTGISPVFRKALLRQIQRLSPAEVERYRQNSRRLLAFGGFIEHPQCPTLVLAGEHDHFTQPWEHAHFAAACRQGECTLIHQADHLAQFEQREACAALYRPFLNQRPLPLRSPGSTRLPSEQLLSLEKRSEPRLAPRQRQAWLHHAEGQRWPVELRELGFFGGLLQADLPTALPRRGWQLQIGDLPPQHLLPLRHEQQDLAFVFPHTDAEASLALAELIHPAPLPAAACA encoded by the coding sequence ATGCATTACCGCACCGACTACAGCCCCGCCCTGCTGGCCGCTGCGCCCTCCGTCATGGATATCGCCGGCTGGCGCCTGCATTACCAGGCCTATTCGACCCGCCAGCGCGACACTCGCCAGCCCGTACTGCTGTTGGGCGGCGCCTTTCAGAGCTTTCGCTCCTTCGCTGCCGAGGTCGACGAACTGCTCACCACGCACCCGGTCATTCTGCTCGACCTGCCCAGCCAGGGTGGCAACCTGCAACTGGCACCGGAGCTTGCCCTGGAACACTTGGCCGATCTGATCGCAGGCTTCGCCGAACAATTGCAGCTACCGCCGCTGATGCCCATTGGCCTGTCTTACGGCTCGGCACTGGCCGCGCTGTTCGCCGCTCGGCATCCGCAACGCTGCGCTCGTCTTTTGCTCGCAGGCATCACCGCCTTCGGCCGCCCCGGCGCCCGCCTGATGCTGGAAGAGGGCTTGGCCCTGCTCGATGAAGGTCGCACGGTGGAATTCGCTCAGGGCGCCCTGACCGGGTTGCTCAATCCGTTACACCTGAACGACACCGGCATATCACCGGTGTTTCGCAAGGCGTTGCTGCGGCAGATCCAGCGCCTGAGCCCGGCCGAGGTGGAGCGCTATCGGCAGAACAGCCGGCGCCTGCTGGCGTTCGGCGGCTTCATCGAACATCCGCAGTGCCCGACACTGGTATTGGCCGGCGAGCACGATCATTTCACTCAACCCTGGGAGCACGCGCATTTCGCTGCGGCCTGCCGTCAGGGCGAATGCACCCTGATTCACCAGGCAGACCATCTTGCCCAGTTCGAACAGCGTGAGGCCTGCGCAGCGCTCTACCGCCCCTTTCTCAATCAACGCCCACTGCCATTACGCAGCCCAGGCAGCACCCGCCTGCCGTCCGAGCAGTTGCTTTCCCTGGAGAAGCGCAGCGAGCCACGCCTGGCACCGCGCCAGCGCCAGGCGTGGCTACACCACGCCGAAGGCCAACGATGGCCGGTAGAACTGCGCGAACTGGGCTTCTTTGGCGGGCTGTTGCAGGCCGACCTGCCCACCGCGCTGCCAAGGCGCGGTTGGCAACTTCAGATAGGCGATCTGCCACCTCAACACCTGTTGCCACTGCGCCATGAACAGCAGGATCTGGCCTTCGTCTTCCCGCATACCGATGCCGAAGCCAGCCTGGCGCTGGCCGAGCTGATCCACCCGGCACCATTACCGGCAGCGGCCTGCGCATAA
- a CDS encoding glutamate-5-semialdehyde dehydrogenase, with the protein MTESVHDYMTRLGQAARQASRVLARASTAQKNRALQAAANALDAARAELTAANELDLSAARASGLEPAMVDRLALTPKVIDGMIEGLRQVATLPDPIGEIQDMRYLPSGIQVGRMRVPLGVIGIIYESRPNVTIDAASLCLKSGNATILRGGSEAIHSNQAIARCIQQGLAEADLPAAAVQVVETTDRAAVGELISMPAFVDVIVPRGGKGLIERISRDAKVPVIKHLDGVCHVYVDIAADIDKAIRVCDNAKTQRYSPCNAMETLLVHSAIAARVLPPLAAIYRDKGVELRGDAATRELLGSDVLEASEDDWFAEYNAPILAIRIVDSLDAAIEHINHYGSQHTDSIITENFSDARRFLTEVDSASVMVNASTRFADGFEYGLGAEIGISTDKLHARGPVGLDGLTSQKYVVFGDGHIRT; encoded by the coding sequence ATGACCGAGTCCGTGCACGACTACATGACCCGCCTGGGCCAGGCTGCCCGCCAGGCTTCGCGGGTGCTCGCCCGTGCCAGCACCGCGCAGAAGAACCGCGCGCTGCAGGCCGCTGCCAATGCCCTCGACGCCGCTCGCGCCGAGCTGACTGCCGCCAATGAACTGGATTTGAGCGCTGCGCGCGCCAGTGGCCTGGAGCCGGCCATGGTCGACCGCCTGGCGCTGACCCCTAAGGTCATCGACGGCATGATCGAAGGTCTGCGCCAAGTGGCGACCCTGCCTGACCCGATTGGCGAGATCCAGGACATGCGCTACCTGCCTTCCGGCATCCAGGTCGGTCGCATGCGCGTGCCGCTGGGTGTGATCGGCATCATCTACGAGTCGCGTCCGAACGTGACCATCGATGCTGCCAGCCTGTGCCTGAAGTCCGGCAACGCCACCATCCTGCGCGGCGGTTCGGAAGCTATTCATTCCAACCAGGCGATTGCCCGCTGCATCCAGCAGGGCCTGGCCGAGGCCGACCTGCCGGCCGCCGCCGTGCAGGTGGTGGAAACCACCGATCGCGCTGCCGTCGGCGAGCTGATCAGCATGCCGGCCTTCGTCGACGTGATCGTGCCGCGTGGCGGCAAGGGCCTGATCGAGCGTATCAGCCGCGACGCCAAGGTGCCGGTGATCAAGCATCTGGACGGCGTCTGCCATGTCTATGTCGACATCGCCGCCGACATCGACAAGGCCATCCGCGTCTGCGACAACGCCAAGACCCAGCGTTACTCGCCCTGCAATGCCATGGAAACCTTGCTGGTTCATTCCGCTATCGCGGCTCGCGTACTGCCGCCGCTGGCCGCCATCTACCGTGACAAGGGCGTCGAACTGCGTGGCGATGCCGCGACGCGCGAACTGCTTGGCAGTGATGTGCTGGAGGCCAGCGAGGACGACTGGTTTGCCGAGTACAACGCGCCGATCCTGGCGATTCGCATCGTCGACTCCCTGGATGCCGCCATCGAGCACATCAACCACTACGGCTCGCAGCACACCGATTCGATCATCACCGAGAACTTCAGTGACGCGCGGCGCTTCCTCACCGAGGTGGATTCCGCCTCGGTGATGGTCAATGCCTCCACACGTTTCGCCGATGGTTTCGAGTATGGCCTGGGTGCGGAGATCGGTATCTCCACCGACAAGCTGCATGCGCGTGGGCCGGTGGGTCTGGATGGACTGACCAGCCAGAAATACGTGGTCTTTGGCGATGGACACATTCGCACCTAA
- the nadD gene encoding nicotinate-nucleotide adenylyltransferase — translation MKRTDAQSHGARRIGLLGGTFNPVHIGHLRAALEVAEFMLLDELRLIPSARPPHREAPQATAEQRLAMVQLAVADEAQLTVDDRELRRDKPSYTVDTLESVRAELAEGDQLYLLLGWDAFCGLPGWHRWEELLDHCHLLVLQRPDADSEAPEALRDLLAARSVSDPLSLSGAGGQISFIWQTPLAISATQIRQLLATGRSARYLLPDAVLAYIQAHDLYRAPNA, via the coding sequence ATGAAGCGTACTGACGCCCAGAGTCACGGCGCCCGACGTATTGGCCTGCTTGGCGGTACCTTCAACCCGGTGCATATCGGCCACCTGCGTGCAGCGTTGGAGGTGGCCGAATTCATGCTGCTCGACGAGCTGCGCCTGATACCCAGCGCGCGGCCGCCGCACCGGGAGGCGCCGCAAGCGACTGCCGAGCAGCGTCTGGCCATGGTGCAACTGGCGGTGGCCGATGAAGCGCAACTGACGGTCGATGACCGAGAGCTGCGCCGAGACAAACCGTCGTACACGGTCGACACCCTGGAATCGGTGCGCGCCGAGCTGGCGGAGGGCGATCAGCTGTATCTGCTGCTCGGCTGGGATGCCTTCTGCGGCCTGCCTGGCTGGCACCGCTGGGAGGAACTGCTCGATCACTGCCACCTGCTGGTGCTGCAACGGCCCGATGCCGACAGCGAGGCACCGGAGGCGCTGCGCGATCTGCTGGCGGCGCGCAGTGTCAGCGACCCGTTGAGTCTGAGCGGGGCAGGCGGGCAAATCAGTTTCATCTGGCAGACTCCGCTGGCGATTTCCGCCACGCAGATCCGCCAATTGCTGGCAACCGGTCGTTCGGCGCGCTATCTGCTGCCGGATGCGGTGCTTGCCTATATCCAGGCGCACGATCTGTACCGTGCGCCCAATGCTTGA
- the rsfS gene encoding ribosome silencing factor, with protein MPSAELVKIAVAALEEIKATDITVIDVKEKTSITDFMVIASGSSSRQVKSLVENVVEKVKEQGVRPIGSEGLDSGEWALLDLGDVVVHVMLPTARQFYDLERLWQGAEQSRAQHSAE; from the coding sequence ATGCCCAGCGCCGAGCTGGTCAAGATCGCCGTAGCGGCACTGGAAGAAATCAAGGCCACCGACATCACCGTCATCGACGTCAAGGAAAAGACCAGCATCACCGATTTCATGGTGATCGCCAGTGGTAGCTCGAGCCGTCAGGTCAAGTCGCTGGTGGAAAATGTGGTGGAGAAGGTCAAGGAGCAGGGCGTGCGCCCGATCGGCAGCGAAGGCCTGGACAGCGGCGAGTGGGCACTGCTCGACCTGGGCGACGTCGTCGTTCACGTCATGCTGCCGACCGCGCGTCAGTTCTACGACCTCGAGCGCCTGTGGCAGGGTGCCGAGCAGAGCCGCGCGCAACATTCGGCCGAGTAA
- the rlmH gene encoding 23S rRNA (pseudouridine(1915)-N(3))-methyltransferase RlmH, with protein sequence MRIKLIAVGSRMPRWVEEGWQEYVKRLPAELPLELVEIPLNTRGKNADVARLIRQEGEAMLSKVQPGERIVTLEVNGKPWSTEQLAAELDRWRLDARNVNLMVGGPEGLAPEVCARSEQRWSLSPLTLPHPLVRILLGEQIYRAWTVLSGHPYHK encoded by the coding sequence GTGCGGATCAAACTGATCGCCGTCGGATCGCGCATGCCGCGCTGGGTCGAGGAAGGCTGGCAGGAGTACGTCAAGCGCCTGCCGGCCGAGCTGCCCCTGGAACTGGTGGAGATTCCGCTGAATACCCGGGGCAAGAACGCCGATGTCGCGCGCCTGATCCGTCAGGAGGGTGAAGCCATGCTGAGCAAGGTGCAGCCTGGCGAACGTATCGTCACCCTCGAGGTCAATGGCAAGCCGTGGAGCACCGAGCAGTTGGCCGCGGAGCTGGATCGCTGGCGTCTGGACGCACGCAACGTCAATCTCATGGTCGGTGGCCCGGAAGGGCTGGCGCCGGAGGTATGCGCGCGTAGCGAACAACGCTGGTCGCTGTCGCCACTGACCTTGCCGCATCCGCTGGTGCGTATTCTGCTCGGTGAGCAAATCTATCGGGCCTGGACCGTGCTGTCCGGCCACCCGTACCACAAGTGA
- the mrdA gene encoding penicillin-binding protein 2: MPQPIRLKDHEKDARMVRRRVLVGGAFILLLTLVLIMRMYYLQVIQYEHHSTLAENNRIHVQPIPPTRGLIFDRNGVIIADNRPSFSLTVTRERAGDWLQVLDTVVEVLELTDDDRALFERRVRQGRRPFEPVPILFELSEEQIARVAVNQFRLPGVEVAAQLVRHYPQQEHFAHSVGYVGRINEQELKRIDPTDYAGTHHIGKTGIERFYEDELHGEVGYEEVETNARGRVLRVLNRIDPKPGKDIVLSLDVKLQEAAEHALGGRRGAVVAIDPNNGEVLAMVSQPSFDPNPFVTGISFKAYGELRDSIDQPLYNRVLRGLYPPGSTIKPMVAVSGLDAGVVTPTSRVFDPGFYQLPNHSHKYRNWNRTGDGWVDLNLAIARSNDTYFYDLAHKMGVDRMHDYMSRFGLGQRVSLDMFEETAGLMPSRDWKRARYRQPWYPGETLILGIGQGYMQTTPLQLAQATALMATRGKWIRPHLAKSIAGRLPVDPNPMPDIVLRDPKFWDYGIRGMEEVLHGPRGTARKVGDSSVYRIAGKSGTAQVVAIKQGEKYDRNKVQERHRDHALFIGFAPADKPQIAVAVMVENGESGSGVAAPVVKQVMDAWLLDENGQLKAEFAAPKPTEVSQR, from the coding sequence ATGCCCCAGCCGATTCGCCTCAAGGATCACGAAAAAGACGCACGCATGGTTCGGCGCCGTGTGCTGGTCGGGGGCGCTTTCATCCTGCTGCTGACGCTCGTGCTGATCATGCGCATGTATTACCTGCAGGTCATTCAGTATGAGCATCACAGCACCCTGGCGGAAAACAACCGTATCCACGTGCAGCCGATCCCGCCGACGCGTGGGCTGATCTTCGACCGCAATGGCGTGATCATCGCCGACAACCGGCCGAGCTTCAGCCTGACGGTGACGCGAGAGCGCGCCGGAGACTGGTTGCAGGTACTCGATACCGTGGTCGAAGTGCTGGAGTTGACCGACGATGATCGGGCGCTGTTCGAGCGTCGCGTGCGCCAGGGACGCCGCCCGTTCGAGCCGGTGCCTATCCTGTTCGAGTTGTCCGAGGAGCAGATCGCCCGTGTGGCGGTCAACCAGTTCCGCCTGCCGGGCGTCGAGGTGGCTGCGCAACTGGTGCGGCATTACCCGCAGCAGGAGCACTTCGCGCATTCCGTCGGTTATGTCGGGCGTATCAACGAGCAGGAGCTCAAGCGCATCGACCCGACCGATTACGCCGGCACGCACCATATCGGCAAGACCGGTATCGAGCGCTTCTACGAAGACGAGCTGCACGGCGAGGTCGGTTACGAGGAAGTCGAGACCAACGCGCGCGGCCGTGTGTTGCGTGTGCTCAATCGCATCGACCCGAAACCGGGCAAGGACATCGTCCTCAGCCTCGACGTGAAACTGCAGGAGGCCGCCGAGCATGCTCTGGGCGGCCGCCGTGGTGCGGTGGTGGCGATCGATCCGAACAACGGCGAAGTGTTGGCGATGGTCAGCCAGCCCAGCTTCGACCCCAACCCCTTCGTCACCGGCATCAGCTTCAAGGCTTATGGCGAGCTGCGTGATTCCATCGACCAGCCGCTCTACAACCGCGTGCTGCGCGGCCTTTACCCGCCCGGCTCGACGATCAAGCCGATGGTCGCTGTGTCCGGTCTCGATGCCGGTGTGGTCACGCCCACCTCGCGGGTGTTCGACCCCGGCTTCTATCAATTGCCCAATCACAGCCACAAGTACCGCAACTGGAACCGCACCGGTGACGGTTGGGTCGACCTCAACCTGGCCATCGCCCGTTCCAATGACACCTATTTCTACGATCTGGCGCACAAGATGGGCGTCGACCGCATGCATGACTACATGAGTCGCTTCGGCCTGGGTCAGCGGGTTTCGCTGGACATGTTCGAGGAAACCGCCGGGCTGATGCCTTCGCGCGACTGGAAGCGAGCTCGCTACCGCCAGCCTTGGTATCCGGGTGAGACCCTGATCCTCGGCATCGGCCAGGGCTATATGCAGACCACGCCGCTGCAACTGGCGCAGGCCACGGCGCTGATGGCCACGCGTGGCAAGTGGATTCGTCCGCACCTGGCCAAGAGCATTGCCGGCCGCCTGCCCGTCGACCCCAATCCGATGCCGGATATCGTGCTGCGTGATCCGAAATTCTGGGATTACGGTATTCGCGGTATGGAAGAAGTGCTGCACGGCCCGCGCGGTACCGCGCGCAAGGTTGGCGACAGCTCGGTCTATCGCATCGCCGGCAAGAGCGGTACCGCGCAGGTGGTGGCGATCAAGCAGGGCGAGAAGTACGACCGCAACAAGGTGCAGGAGCGCCATCGCGACCATGCATTGTTCATAGGCTTCGCCCCGGCAGACAAGCCGCAGATCGCCGTGGCGGTCATGGTGGAAAACGGCGAATCCGGTTCCGGTGTCGCTGCCCCGGTGGTCAAGCAGGTGATGGACGCCTGGCTGCTGGATGAAAACGGTCAGCTCAAGGCTGAGTTCGCAGCGCCGAAGCCCACCGAGGTCAGTCAGCGATGA
- the rodA gene encoding rod shape-determining protein RodA, whose product MKSNFDRVLSDEDVLRRRATLLQRLHIDGWLLLLLLVLGAGSLFILYSASGKNIDLLLKQASSFGIGMVAVVVIAQFDPRFMARWVPLAYVIGVALLTVVEVMGHTAMGATRWINIPGVIRFQPSELMKIIMPMTIAWYLSRHNLPPRFKHIVISLAMIGVPFVLIVKQPDLGTSLLILASGAFVIFMAGLQWRWIVGAAAAVVPIAVGMWYFVMHDYQKRRVLTFLNPESDPLGAGWNIIQSKAAIGSGGVLGKGWLLGTQSHLDFLPESHTDFIIAVLAEEFGLVGVCLLLLLYLLLLARGLVITVQAQTLFGKLLAGALTMTFFVYVFVNIGMVSGLLPVVGVPLPFISYGGTHLVTLLSGFGILMAIHTHRKWIAQV is encoded by the coding sequence ATGAAGAGTAATTTCGACCGGGTTCTGTCCGACGAGGACGTACTGCGTCGCCGTGCCACTCTGCTACAGCGCCTGCATATCGACGGCTGGCTGTTGCTGCTGCTACTGGTGCTTGGCGCCGGCAGCCTGTTCATCCTTTATTCGGCCAGCGGCAAGAACATCGATCTGTTGCTCAAGCAGGCGTCGTCCTTCGGCATCGGCATGGTCGCGGTGGTCGTGATCGCCCAGTTCGATCCGCGCTTCATGGCGCGTTGGGTGCCGCTGGCTTACGTCATCGGCGTCGCGCTGCTGACCGTGGTGGAGGTCATGGGCCACACTGCGATGGGCGCCACACGCTGGATCAACATTCCTGGGGTGATCCGCTTCCAGCCCTCGGAGCTGATGAAGATCATCATGCCGATGACCATCGCCTGGTACCTGTCCCGGCATAATCTGCCGCCACGTTTCAAACACATCGTCATCAGCCTGGCGATGATCGGCGTGCCCTTCGTGCTGATCGTCAAACAGCCGGATCTGGGAACCTCGCTGCTGATTCTTGCCTCGGGCGCCTTCGTCATCTTCATGGCCGGTCTGCAATGGCGCTGGATCGTCGGCGCCGCCGCCGCAGTGGTGCCGATCGCGGTGGGCATGTGGTATTTCGTGATGCACGACTACCAGAAACGCCGCGTGCTGACCTTCCTCAATCCCGAGAGCGACCCGCTGGGGGCCGGCTGGAACATCATCCAGTCCAAGGCTGCCATCGGCTCCGGCGGTGTACTGGGCAAGGGCTGGCTGCTGGGTACCCAGTCGCACCTGGATTTTTTGCCGGAAAGTCATACGGACTTTATCATTGCCGTGCTCGCTGAAGAGTTCGGCCTGGTTGGTGTCTGTTTGTTGCTGTTGTTGTACCTGCTGTTGCTTGCACGCGGTTTGGTGATTACCGTCCAGGCTCAGACGCTGTTCGGCAAGCTGCTGGCAGGTGCGTTGACCATGACCTTCTTCGTCTATGTATTCGTCAACATCGGCATGGTCAGTGGGCTGCTTCCTGTCGTGGGCGTGCCACTGCCTTTCATTAGCTACGGCGGAACCCATCTGGTCACGCTGTTGTCAGGCTTCGGGATATTGATGGCGATCCACACTCACAGAAAGTGGATCGCTCAGGTTTGA